A single Xiphias gladius isolate SHS-SW01 ecotype Sanya breed wild chromosome 18, ASM1685928v1, whole genome shotgun sequence DNA region contains:
- the hcfc1b gene encoding host cell factor 1b isoform X4: MASEPAIPAVLQPRWKRVVGWTGPVPRPRHGHRAVAIKELMVVFGGGNEGIVDELHVYNTATNQWFIPAVRGDVPPGCAAYGFVCDGTRLLVFGGMVEYGKYSNDLYELQASRWEWKRLKAKAPKNGPPPCPRLGHSFSLIGSRCYLFGGLANDSEDPKNNIPRYLNDLYCLELRPGSSVVGWEIPLTLGQPPPPRESHTAVVTSGRGANKLIIYGGMSGCRLGDLWVLDIDSLTWRKPALSGTAPLPRSLHSATTINNKMYVFGGWVPLVMDDVKVATHEKEWKCTNTLACLNLDTMCWEMVLMDSLEETIPRARAGHCSVGINSRLYIWSGRDGYRKAWNNQVCCKDLWYLETERPCAPSRVQLVRANTSSLEVSWGPSQTADTYLLQLQKYDIPATPATTSPAYSPSPNPIPTATPGAGASKSPTPIAVAPANQPVPLSGITLVPSPTASVPGSPLAAAAKAPAVMKVAAAAGAAGGASLITVRQAVPKSPVAVTTHPAGVRMVVPAQAGQGMPIGSSTQMSGMAALAAAAAATQKIPPSSATVLNVPAGATIVKTVAVSPGSSSLPVKVAAPVAMVSNPATRMLKTAAAQAGGASVVSAPGTPNRPIITVHKSGTVTVSQQAQVVTTVVGGVTKTITLVNSPLSVGGGGALVSDVTCWVRLHTCVFVFTDLTTSVLPLFQISNLGKVVSVVQNKPVQSGAVTGQAGSSPITQIIQTKGALPAGTILKLVTSADGKQATILSTTQAGSTPTKPTILGVAPTTSKPGTTIIKTIPVSALQGGAGAGGNNPITILTTKVVSPGTVGKIITTVPKITAGSQQGVTQVVLKGTPGTPGTILRTVPMGGVRLVSPGAAGSKPTVTTLVVKATTGVSSLGTVTGSVTTFAGGAVTAAKASLATPNSTLATIATLASQVTTPTAAAAGPKQVTLITTPSGAEAQPLVQDLPVSIMASPTAEEPGSTTSTTTTVEGEAGDNSSATVTLVCSNPPCETHETGTTNTATVATATIGGDNRVCSNPPCETHETGTTNTATVATATIGGDNRVCSNPPCETHETGTTNTATVATATIGGDNRVCSNPPCETHETGTTNTATVATATIGGDNRVCSNPPCETHETGTTNTATVATATIGGDNRVCSNPPCETHETGTTNTATVATATIGGDNRVCSNPPCETHETGTTNTATVATATIGGDNSVCSNPPCETHDTGTTNTATVATATIGGDNRVCSNPPCETNETGTMNTATVATATIGGNNRVCSNPPGQTQDTGTTNTATVATATIGRDNRVCSNPPCETHETGTTNTATVATATIGGDNSVRSNPPGPTHETGATNSATVARANIGGDNSVCSNPPCETHETGTTNTATVATATIGGDNRVCSNPPGQTQDTGTTNTATVATANIGSDNRVCSNPPGQTHEMGTTNSATVATATIGRDNRVCSNPPGQTQDTGTTNTATVATSTIDCDNRVCSNPPGQTHDTGTTNTATVATATIGGDNSVCSNPPCETHETGTTNTATVATATIGGDNRVCSNPPGQTQDTGTTNTATVATANIGSDNRVCSNPPGQTHEMGTTNSATVATATIGRDNRVCSNPPGQTQDTGTTNTATVAMANIGSDNRVCSNPPGQTHETGTTNSATVARATIGRDNRVCSNPPGQTQDTGTTNTATVAMANIGSDNRVCSNPPGQTHETGTTNSATVARATIGGDNSVCSNPPGQTHDTGTTNTATVATATIGGDNRVCSNPPGQTQDTGTTNTATVATANIGSDNRVCSNPPGQTHEMGTTNSATVATATIGRDNRVCSNPPGQTQDTGTTNTATVAMANIGSDNRVCSNPPCETHETGTTNTATVATATIGGETSVRSNSPGQTHDTSTTNTATVASASMSREMQVSPNQPSAQQSAPPLAVSLNGGNTCSNPPCETHETGTTNTATTAGAGGLRQVCSNPPCETHETGTTNTATTATAQQGEDGLKVDSTDPASSSDPASSTTANQSRAVTTVTQATPTPGPSIPEISSLVGEDRAESSEAEAVAMVTAAAEEVEEPMQTDSQSEAVMSSAASVLQVHLEGAEATAQMASSDGGLPQELMLSERDGGEVVSGTTTLMMTTGLTPDQLAVTTVTEDAAQQATIQAVLHAGHMGEAEGSVDQSIPIVLTQQELAALVQQQLQDVHNQPGPKPAEPEPQHSNMPTEGLAPADSLNDPTAESNGHELTSSAVTSAVARLASTFSPAPPLTACPTRIHASATVTEATNGLAATTGRGVQVKSSVRDSQWCNVGVVKVTNMVVSHFYVPCDNNMADDDSGVMPDYSQMRKVELQPGTAYKFRVAGINICGRGAFSEVSAFKTCLPGFPGAPCAIKISKQDT, translated from the exons ATGGCATCCGAACCCGCGATCCCTGCGGTACTGCAGCCCCGCTGGAAGCGCGTCGTCGGCTGGACCGGGCCGGTGCCGCGGCCCCGGCATGGACATCGAGCCGTGGCCATCAAGGAACTGATGGTGGTTTTTGGCGGAGGGAACGAGGGGATTGTGGACGAGCTGCACGTCTACAACACAG CCACCAACCAGTGGTTTATCCCTGCGGTCCGCGGTGACGTCCCCCCAGGCTGTGCCGCCTACGGCTTCGTGTGTGACGGGACCAGGCTGCTGGTGTTCGGTGGGATGGTGGAGTACGGCAAATACAGCAACGACCTGTACGAGCTACAG GCGAGTCGTTGGGAGTGGAAACGTCTGAAGGCCAAAGCTCCAAAGAACGGCCCCCCCCCCTGCCCCCGCCTTGGACACAGCTTCTCTCTGATTGGCAGCCGCTGCTACTTGTTTGGAGGACTGGCCAATGACAGCGAAGACCCCAAGAACAACATCCCCAG GTACCTGAACGACCTGTACTGTCTTGAGCTGCGTCCGGGCTCCAGCGTCGTCGGCTGGGAGATCCCGCTGACGTTGGGTCAGCCGCCGCCGCCCAGAGAGAGTCACACGGCCGTGGTGACGAGCGGCCGCGGAGCCAACAAACTGATCATATATGGAGGGATGAGCGGCTGCAGACTGGGAGACCTGTGGGTCCTTGACATAG ACTCTCTGACCTGGAGGAAACCAGCCCTCAGTGGAACCGCCCCCCTCCCCCGCAGCCTGCACTCTGCCACCACCATCAACAATAA gaTGTATGTGTTTGGAGGTTGGGTTCCTCTGGTGATGGATGACGTTAAAGTGGCGACGCATGAGAAGGAGTGGAAGTGTACCAACACGCTGGCCTGCCTCAACCTGG aCACGATGTGTTGGGAGATGGTCCTAATGGACAGTCTAGAGGAGACCATCCCCAGGGCTCGAGCAGGTCACTGCAGTGTGGGCATCAACTCCAGACTCTACATCTGGAGCGGCAGGGACGGATACAGGAAGGCCTGGAACAACCAGGTGTGCTGCAAGGACCTCTGGTACCTTGAAACAG AGCGTCCCTGTGCTCCCTCTCGGGTGCAGCTGGTCCGGGCTAACACGTCGTCTCTGGAGGTGAGCTGGGGGCCATCGCAGACCGCAGACACttacctgctgcagctgcagaagtACGACATTCCTGCTACACCTGCAACCACCTCACCTGCCTACAGCCCCTCCCCCAACCCCATCCCCACTGCCACACCTGGAGCCGGCGCCTCCAAGAGCCCTACCCCCATCGCCGTGGCACCTGCCAACCAGCCCGTTCCGCTGTCCGGCATCACGCTGGTCCCATCCCCAACTGCCTCTGTACCTGGAAGCCcattggctgctgctgctaaagCACCAG CTGTCATGAAGGTGGCAGCCGCTGCAGGTGCAGCGGGCGGAGCCTCCCTCATCACAGTGAGACAGGCCGTGCCCAAATCCCCGGTTGCCGTGACAACACATCCAGCTGGTGTTCGTATGGTGGTACCTGCTCAGGCCGGACAGGGGATG CCAATAGGCAGCAGTACTCAGATGAGCGGTATGGCGGCGTTAGCGGCGGCGGCTGCTGCGACGCAGAAGATCCCGCCGTCCTCGGCGACGGTGCTGAACGTCCCTGCAGGAGCTACGATTGTAAAGACGGTGGCCGTCAGTCCAGGATCCAGCAGTCTGCCAGTCAAAGTGGCAGCTCCTGTTGCCATG gTGAGCAACCCGGCCACTCGGATGTTAAAGACGGCCGCTGCTCAGGCGGGCGGGGCCTCGGTAGTCTCCGCTCCCGGGACCCCCAACCGACCAATCATCACGGTCCATAAGTCGGGCACGGTGACGGTCTCCCAACAGGCTCAGGTGGTCACCACGGTGGTGGGCGGAGTCACAAAGACCATCACTCTCGTTAACAGTCCACTCAGTGTGGGAGGAGGCGGGGCACTGGTGAGTGATGTCACCTGCTGGGTGCGACTCCACACCTGTGTGTTCGTCTTTACAGACCTGACGACATCAGTCCTGCCTCTGTTTCAGATCAGTAACCTGGGGAAGGTGGTGTCAGTGGTCCAGAACAAACCAGTTCAGAGTGGAGCGGTTACTGGTCAGGCTGGGAGCAGCCCCATCACCCAGATCATCCAG aCGAAGGGCGCGCTCCCAGCAGGAACCATCCTGAAGCTGGTGACATCAGCAGACGGTAAACAGGCCACCATCCTCAGCACCACGCAGGCCGGGTCCACACCGACCAAACCCACCATCCTGGGCGTCGCCCCGACAACATCCAAGCCTGGAACCACCATCATCAAGACCATCCCAGTGTCTGCGCTGCAGGGGGGCGCAGGtgcag GTGGTAACAATCCAATCACCATCCTGACCACCAAGGTGGTGTCTCCAGGAACTGTGGGAAAAATCATCACCACTGTCCCCAAAATCACTGCGGGCAGTCAGCAGGGGGtcacacag gtGGTGTTGAAAGGAACTCCAGGTACACCTGGTACCATCCTCAGGACCGTCCCGATGGGCGGAGTCAGACTGGTGTCACCGGGAGCTGCCGGTTCCAAACCCACCGTCACCACACTGGTCGTCAAGGCAACCACAG GGGTGTCCAGTCTGGGGACAGTAACAGGAAGTGTTACCACCTTTGCAGGTGGAGCCGTCACTGCCGCCAAAGCCTCTCTTGCAACGCCCAACTCCACCCTGGCAACCATTGCTACACTGGCCAGCCAGGTTACCACGCCAACCGCTGCTGCAGCAGGACCCAAACAG GTGACTCTGATCACAACTCCGAGTGGTGCTGAAGCTCAGCCGCTGGTCCAGGATCTGCCTGTCTCCATCATGGCTTCTCCTACTGCAGAGGAGCCTGGAAGTACTAcaagtactactactactgtagAAGGAGAGGCTGGAGATAATTCATCTGCTACAG TGACGTTGGTCTGTTCCAACCCCCCCTGTGAGACTCACGAGACGGGGACGACGAACACCGCCACCGTCGCCACGGCAACCATCGGCGGTGACAACAGAGTGTGCTCCAACCCCCCCTGTGAGACCCACGAGACGGGGACGACGAACACCGCCACCGTCGCCACGGCAACCATCGGCGGTGACAACAGAGTGTGCTCCAACCCCCCCTGTGAGACCCACGAGACGGGGACGACGAACACCGCCACAGTCGCCACGGCAACCATCGGCGGTGACAACAGAGTGTGCTCCAACCCCCCCTGTGAGACCCACGAGACGGGGACGACGAACACCGCCACCGTCGCCACGGCAACCATCGGCGGTGACAACAGAGTGTGCTCCAACCCCCCCTGTGAGACCCACGAGACGGGGACGACGAACACCGCCACCGTCGCCACGGCAACCATCGGCGGTGACAACAGAGTGTGCTCCAACCCCCCCTGTGAGACCCACGAGACGGGGACGACGAACACCGCCACCGTCGCCACGGCAACCATCGGCGGTGACAACAGAGTGTGCTCCAACCCCCCCTGTGAGACCCACGAGACGGGGACGACGAACACCGCCACTGTCGCCACGGCAACCATCGGCGGTGACAACAGTGTGTGCTCCAATCCCCCCTGTGAGACCCACGACACCGGCACCACCAACACTGCCACCGTCGCCACAGCAACCATCGGCGGTGACAACAGAGTGTGCTCCAACCCCCCCTGTGAGACCAACGAGACGGGGACGATGAACACCGCCACCGTCGCCACGGCAACCATCGGCGGTAACAACAGAGTGTGCTCCAACCCACCCGGTCAGACTCAGGACACCGGCACCACCAACACCGCCACCGTCGCCACGGCAACCATCGGGCGTGACAACAGAGTGTGCTCCAACCCGCCCTGTGAGACCCACGAGACGGGGACGACGAACACCGCCACCGTCGCCACAGCAACCATCGGCGGTGACAACAGTGTGCGCTCCAACCCACCTGGTCCGACTCACGAAACGGGGGCGACGAACAGTGCCACCGTCGCCAGGGCAAACATCGGCGGTGACAACAGTGTGTGCTCCAACCCCCCCTGTGAGACCCACGAGACGGGAACGACGAACACCGCCACCGTCGCCACGGCAACCATCGGCGGTGACAACAGAGTGTGCTCCAACCCACCTGGTCAGACTCAAGACACCGGCACCACCAACACTGCCACCGTCGCCACGGCAAACATCGGCAGTGACAACAGAGTGTGCTCCAACCCGCCTGGTCAGACTCACGAAATGGGGACGACGAACAGCGCCACCGTCGCCACGGCAACCATCGGCCGTGACAACAGAGTGTGCTCCAACCCGCCCGGTCAGACTCAGGACACCGGCACCACCAACACCGCCACCGTCGCCACGTCAACCATCGACTGTGACAACAGAGTGTGTTCCAACCCGCCGGGTCAGACTCACGACACCGGCACCACCAACACCGCCACCGTAGCCACGGCAACCATCGGTGGTGACAACAGTGTGTGCTCCAACCCCCCCTGTGAGACCCACGAGACGGGGACGACGAACACCGCCACCGTCGCCACGGCAACCATCGGCGGTGACAACAGAGTGTGCTCCAACCCACCTGGTCAGACTCAAGACACCGGCACCACCAACACTGCCACCGTCGCCACGGCAAACATCGGCAGTGACAACAGAGTGTGCTCCAACCCGCCTGGTCAGACTCACGAAATGGGGACGACGAACAGCGCCACCGTCGCCACGGCAACCATCGGCCGTGACAACAGAGTGTGCTCCAACCCGCCCGGTCAGACTCAGGACACCGGCACCACCAACACCGCCACCGTCGCCATGGCAAACATCGGCAGTGACAACAGAGTGTGCTCCAACCCGCCTGGTCAGACTCACGAAACGGGGACGACGAACAGCGCCACCGTCGCCAGGGCAACCATCGGCCGTGACAACAGAGTGTGCTCCAACCCGCCCGGTCAGACTCAGGACACCGGCACCACCAACACCGCCACCGTCGCCATGGCAAACATCGGCAGTGACAACAGAGTGTGCTCCAACCCGCCTGGTCAGACTCACGAAACGGGGACGACGAACAGCGCCACCGTCGCCAGGGCAACCATCGGCGGTGACAACAGTGTGTGTTCCAACCCGCCGGGTCAGACTCACGACACCGGCACCACCAACACCGCCACCGTAGCCACGGCAACCATCGGTGGTGACAACAGAGTGTGCTCCAACCCACCTGGTCAGACTCAAGACACCGGCACCACCAACACCGCCACCGTCGCCACGGCAAACATCGGCAGTGACAACAGAGTGTGCTCCAACCCGCCTGGTCAGACTCACGAAATGGGGACGACGAACAGCGCCACCGTCGCCACGGCAACCATCGGCCGTGACAACAGAGTGTGCTCCAACCCGCCCGGTCAGACTCAGGACACCGGCACCACCAACACCGCCACCGTCGCCATGGCAAACATCGGCAGTGACAACAGAGTGTGCTCCAACCCGCCCTGTGAGACCCACGAGACGGGGACGACGAACACCGCCACCGTCGCCACGGCAACCATCGGCGGTGAAACCAGTGTGCGCTCCAACTCACCCGGTCAGACTCACGACACCAGTACCACCAACACCGCCACCGTCGCCTCTGCCAGCATGAGTCGAGAGATGCAG gtgAGTCCTAACCAGCCCTCAGCTCAGCAGTCTGCTCCTCCACTTGCTGTCAGTCTGAACGGAGGAAACACCTGCTCAAATCCACCATGTGAGACTCACGAGACAGGAACCACCAACACCGCTACCacagcaggagctggaggactCAGGCAG GTGTGTTCAAATCCACCATGTGAGACACATGAGACCGGCACTACAAACACAGCTACCACAGCTACAG CTCAGCAGGGTGAAGACGGTCTAAAGGTAGACTCCACAGaccctgcctcctcctctgaccctgcctcctccaccacagccaatcagagcagaGCCGTTACCACCGTTACACAGGCAACGCCCACACCTGGACCATCGATACCT GAGATCTCCTCATTGGTCGGAGAGGACAGGGCAGAGTCCTCGGAGGCAGAGGCTGTCGCCATGgtgacagcagctgcagaggaggtggaggagcctatgcagacagacagccaatcagaggctgTGATGTCATCAGCAGCATCGGTGTTGCAGGTTCATCTGGAGGGCGCCGAGGCAACAGCACAG ATGGCGAGCTCGGACGGGGGTCTTCCTCAGGAGCTGATGTTATCAGAAAGGGACGGAGGTGAGGTGGTCTCTGGGACAACGACCCTAATGATGACAACAGGACTGACCCCTGACCAGCTGGCTGTTACCACGGTAACAGAGGATGCAGCTCAGCAGGCGACAATACAGGCGGTACTGCATGCAGGACACATgg gtgaaGCAGAGGGGTCAGTGGATCAGTCCATCCCCATTGTTCTGACCCAGCAGGAACTGGCAGCTCtggtccagcagcagctgcaggatgTCCACAACCAACCAGGACCAAAACCAGCAGAACCAGAACCACAGCACAGCAACATGCCCACAG AGGGCCTTGCTCCAGCAGACAGCCTCAATGACCCAACAGCAGAGAGTAATGGGCACGAGCTGACATCATCAGCAGTAACGAGCGCCGTCGCCCGATTGGCCAGCACGTTCAGCCCTGCCCCTCCTCTGACGGCGTGTCCGACTAGGATCCATGCTTCTGCCACGGTCACCGAGGCAACCAATGGCCTCGCAGCGACTACCGGG CGGGGCGTCCAGGTGAAGTCTTCGGTGAGGGACAGTCAGTGGTGCAACGTTGGCGTCGTCAAGGTTACGAACATGGTGGTCTCTCACTTCTACGTCCCCTGTGACAACAACATGGCCGAC GACGACTCGGGTGTGATGCCTGACTACAGTCAGATGAGGAAGGTGGAGCTGCAGCCAGGGACGGCCTATAAGTTTCGTGTTGCAGGGATCAATATCTGTGGCCGTGGAGCGTTCTCAGAGGTGTCGGCGTTTAAAACGTGTCTGCCAGGTTTCCCGGGCGCGCCCTGCGCCATCAAGATCAGCAAG cAGGACACCTGA